The sequence below is a genomic window from Sylvia atricapilla isolate bSylAtr1 chromosome 26, bSylAtr1.pri, whole genome shotgun sequence.
ggcacaggagcCTGAGCctcaaaagctgctgcagccttcAGGCAAGTGCCAGGGCCAGATCAGGGGCTGGATCCGGCTGAAGCCCCTGACGGCTTTTCCTTGACCTGGCTGCTCTAAGTGCTCCTAGTCCACATCTACCCTACGTTTCGGGGGAAGTTGCCAGGGCGCAGCCCTGAGCTGTACAGGGGGCTACAGCGGCTCGGCCGGTTCATGCCCGGGCAGGGCGGTCGGTGGACCTGCCCCATGTGCCATCATCCGTGAGCAGCGCTGCTCCCGGGCACTCCCCGGCCCCACCCGGGACAGCAGCGGCTGCTGAGCCCCGCGCGTTTCGCTTGAGGTGAGGCCACTCCGGCTCCAAGCACACAGGGCCAGCCGCGATCCAGCTCtctgggctggccctgccttCCACCGGGGCTTTCGCTGCGATAATCTTTGCTCCAAAGCAAAGTATAGCGGGATGATGGGCTCTGCAGCGCCTCACTGCCGAGCCAGTGCCAGGGAAAGCCGCCTGGGAATCCACCTGAGCGCCGAGCCGCTATGCCCCTTGCTTGCCTTGACGGGATGTCCCCGCATCCCCCGTGGGCTCAGGCGCCTCCACAGCTCTTCGGAGCTGAGGGAGTTCTGCCCTCCTCGGCCAAGCACGAGGAGCACCAACGGAGACCATGGGAGGGAACGCTGCCTGGGAACGTGCTACCCCAGCTGGTCTGGGTTTGGACGGCGCAGCGACATCCCGATCTCGGAGCTGCCGGGCTGGGAAAACCCCCAGGCGGATCCCTCTAGGGCAGGGACGGCCGAGGCTGTGGAAGCCCCCAGGGTCCCTGGCCCTCGGCCCCCCCAGTGGCCGGAGCCGCAGCGGCCTCTCCCTCCTAAGgtcccggggggctgcggggctcggcggggaCGCCGCCTCTCTGGGACCCCAGCGCGGTGCAGGTCCCGCTGGAGGGGCCGTGCGCTCCGACCCCCCGCCTCAAGCGCTCCGGGCAGGGACTCGCTCGAGTAAACAAGTGAGTAACGGGGCGGGAGCCCAACCTCGACACGGACCCAGCCGCGGGTGCCGCCGCCAGGGGGGCTTCGGCTGCCAGCACCGGGGGGGCTGCAGCGGAGGGACGGCTGTCGGGTCGCCGGGGCGCTGCCCGGGCAGGGGGCGATGGGGCCGGGGGGCGACCCCCGCCTGGAGGCCGGTCCCGAGCAGGGAGGGAGCGGAGAGGGACAGGGCCGGTTCCGGGGGGCGCGGCGAGCCCGGCCCTTCCCCCGCCCCGCTGCGGAGCTGAGccgagccgggctgagccgaGCCGGGCTGAGCAGAGCcgggctgagcagagcccagtcGGGTGGATCCCGCAGGCAGCGAGGTAGGGCTGGGGTCTGCGCGGGGAGGAGGGCGTTGAGAGGGGCGAGAGATACGGGGCCGAGGGGCCTGTGAAGAACAAAGAGCCCAGAAGGCTGGGATTGACGGACAGAGAGGCCGGCATGGACGGACTGAGACTGGGATGGGCGGGCAGAGCGCGGGGTTGGGAcgagcagaggggctgtgccGGACTCTTGGGGCTGTGTAGGACGTcggggctccaggggctcccGAGGCACTCGGGGCGGTCGCTGGCGGCTCAGCCGCCGGCTTCGCACACAGCCCCGGGGATCGGGTGCGTTTCGGGGGAGGGGAAGCGGAGACCCCATAGCGGGAGACGGACACATGGTGTTCCTGCTCCCCCcactgtctgtctgtccctgcgACTGAGGGTCGCGACGGGCGTATCTTTGGCTTCCCGTCGAGAACAGAATTGGCTTTCGGGGCTCTCCCGCCTGGACGGGTCttccccgccgcccgcgcccgtGTGCCGCTGGCTcctctgggaagagctggaggaggacTGGGAAAGGCTCAGGAAAGGGCCGGGAAAGGAAGGGTCTATTTCGGGCCGTCGGCGTGGGCGGCCCAACAGCCTTGAAGCCCTTGAGATGCCGCGACGTTGAGGGCAGGGTCAGCAGGGGGGCGGGGGGTCTTGGTGCCCCGGGGCTGCCAGTTGTTTCCCAGTCAGGTGAGAGGTTGGGGacctctgccctggggacagcagggacaggtgaGGACAGTTACCATGCCTGGCAGGAACTATCCTGTGTGTCACTGCCTCCCAGAAATGTCCTCTGTCTTGGGAGTCCTAGGGACGTCCCTGCTCTAGGCCAGGCCAACTTCTTCAGGAGCAGGTCCTTGTGATGGTTGTAGGTCCAGGGAGGAACACTGATGCCCCTGCTAAGCCCTCATTCCCGTGGCTTTTTCTGTCCCAGCTGATGACCTCGACATGATCTGATaccccagagctccagcctggaggGAGATGGCAGTGGGACCACATCCATCCCTGACAGGTGACACAGTGTCCCATGGGACCACCTGCACCAGGGGCATCAGGCTGTGGAGCCAGAAGGGATCATGCAGGGAAAGTCATTGTCCTGGAGAGTCCAGCAAGCAGAAACTGGCCCTGCAAGGGATAAATGCAAATGCCCTGCAGCATCTTCTGCATGGCTGCCCTGTGACTGAGCACCACATCCAGTGGCAGACCCCAGGTCAAGGGTACACATGGGGCATGGGGGGAGTCACTGCTGTCTGGTTTGGGGGTCCCTTTGCTGGTGTGTGGTGCCTCTCCCCTTGCAGCCCCCACCCTAGCCTGATCTTGTTAGGCCTGTCCAGGCCCCGTGCCCAGTCCTGGGGAAGACTGGGGAAGCAATGGGCTGAGGCAGAAACTGATAAGGAGCAGCCTCCTGCACTCCCCATCTGCCTCTCCCTCACTCCCTTCGGATGTGGCCAGGGCAGGAAGCAGtgcccagcagaggcagggcagcCTTGGTGCATCTTGCAGCAGGACCCAAACCTGTGGGCTCAGGCGCTTCCAGGAGTCCCATTAGCGCCTGCACCAGCCCCTCacatcccactgccagcacctcaCAGCCTCCAGCAGAACATTTCAGAGCTagctcctctcctccaggaTTTTACCCCAGCGTGCCTTGCCAAACCCTTGCTCAACAGAGCACTCCATTTTGCTGGGTCCAGAACCCCAAACACGGGGTCCTTTGTGGAAGTCCCTGGGCTCAGgatttctcttctgcaggaCCTGCTGTCTCCACATGCATCCTCTTGCAGTGGCTGTCCGTGATGGGGGAGAAATGGCAAGTGAGCCCCTCCTTCCCGGAGGCATCACTGGTGTGTTCTGGCACAGCAGGGgttccctctgtcccagccctgcagctgccaagtGGCCCCTTGTAAATATTTGATTCCCTCTaagtgctgtgcccagctgaggcAGCTTTGAACGGGGAGGgtcccagctgctttgccccaGAGCCCAACGCAGAGTCCTCCCAGCCCCCAGGGTCCCTGTCCAAGCCACAGTGGGCAGTGGGATGAGGGTCCCAGTTTGTGGCTGTGTAGGGACAAGAGgtgaagggaggagagggaggagatgTAGGTAATGGTGGGATTTGGAGCTTTTGGGGCTGCTGCCTCCTTGTCTGGCCAAAGTACCAGTGCAGGGAGGCCCCCCCTGACTGGACACTGTAGGGAGGGGTCATACCCTGCCACAGGGAGCCAGTGAGCAGCCAAGAGTGTCCTGTGGCTGTGAGTACTCAGGTAACAGGGACAGCAAGGCAGCATCGCCCCCTGGGCTCTTGAGCCCCAGTGAGCAGAGGGAGCATCCTGGGACAAGGGGGTATGTTTGGGGACAGCACCCTGACACTGTGGGCAGGTACATGGCAAGGGACAGCTGGAGTGGAACTGGCATGCCAGGCACTCATGTGGCATCACTGTGGGGCAGGAGTGACTTTGTCACCTCTCAGAGGACATGGGGAAGGCTGGTCACCCCTTAGGGTCTTAGAATGTCATGCTGGGGCCTCACCACATATCTGCAGGGCCAGTGCCTCTGAGGCTGATGGGGTCCCTTGGGGCCCAGTGagaacaaacagcagcaagttTTCACTGGGCTGGGCTCACCCTTGCAGTGATTCATCACCATGCTCTCCAGCCCCCCACGCCAAGACAGGAGAGAGATGGGCACAAGCCATCACCATCCCTGGCGCCTTCCCcactccccagggctgcaggtccTGTGACACGGCCggtggcagggcacaggcagggtgCTACTGCCCTGGGTGGGTGCTGGCATCCTCTCCCCGTGTGTCGCCGGGATGAGGCCCCAGAGGATGTTGCAATGCCTGGCCCCATCCCAGCCTGAGCGGGCTGTGGAATCAGTGCCTCGGGCGTGCGCagtggagaggggctggcagctAAGGGGTGTCTGGGGGAGGGACATGGCATGGGGCCTCAGAGCCAGGCCTGTGATGGACCAACAGCCAGGGCTGGTGATGATCACAGTTGGTGTGAGGTTTAACTTGGGGACAGAAGACAGGTGGCCATGTCACCCTGCACAAGGGACGGGCACCACAGTGGGGGTTTTGCAGGGGTGGTGTGTtagggcagggctgggcatcCCACTGGGCATTCCACTGGGGCTACTGGGATGAAGATCATGTTAGCCAGGAGggtgggctggggcaggtggggTGGCAAGAACATCCACAGCCTGGAGAAATGGGTCCCAGGAGTAGAGGAGGGGTCTGGTCCCTGCAGGGGTCTGTGTCCCCAGGTCATCCAGTCCCCAGTATTGCCGTGTCTCTGTCCTGTTCCACATCATCCCATTTGCAGCCTGGACTAATTTGCAATGGAAGGCCATGTAGGACCAAGAGCTGGAGTTGATGAACCTtgtgggccccttccaactTAGGATAgtccatgattctatgatttccagATGCTTCCTGGCCCAGATGAGGCAGAGTAGCACTGACCAGGCTGTCCACCACCACGGCCATACCTGTCGCACTCTGTCACAGCCACTGTCCTGGTGACAAACCCACAGCTGCCACTGTGAGGGATGCTGGGGGCGGGCAGAGCAGGTCTGTCACCCACACTAGCTGTGTGTTTTGGCAACGGTGTCAGGGTAGCAGCACAGCCTCAAAACCTGTACCTCAGGTTTCCCCAGCACACTGGAGGAATGGGGCATCTTCACAATGAGCCAGGAGTTTAGGGTCAGGAATAGGTAAAGTGTCAGGATCATGCTCTGGTGCAGCCACTCTCTGCCTGCATCTTTCAGAGTGTGTCCCCCACTGTGATGGAGAGTGATGGCCCAGGGATCTCTGCCTATGTCCCCCACttcagggcaggagggagccaggCTGTTAATGCTGAGTTTCCCCCAGCACCCACTGTGCTGGGATTCAGCCTCAtggctgcagccccacacagctcaTGGCCGGGGACAGTtactcctggcagctgcagggctgcagcccttggcccccactgcagctgtgcctggggctggcacaAGCCAGGTCCCCCTCCATGGGCTGGGGTTCCACCGTGGTGTCCCCCTCCACAGCCCCTGCAGGACCCCATATCTGCAGGCTCAGGATGGATGATGGGTGGGCTAGGCCATGGGGAACAGCCCTAAATTCCCTCTGTTCCCCCTGCAGGGCAAGGCGGGATTGGTGCTGGCAGGGGCCTCCAGCCATGGAACAGAGCCGGGAGCGCACCTGAGGCTGCTGGAAGGAGCCGGAGGGGGTGCAGGACATGGAGCCCCCCAACAGCAGCATGCCCAGGCAGGCAGACTCGTGCTTCGGGGTGTTCAATGCCAGTGATGGCCGTGCCAGTGCACAGAACAGCATCGCCTCACCCTGGTTCTCCACGGCCTTTGGCCTCATCGGTCTCTGTTCCAACCTCTTTGCCCTCTGCGTCCTGGTCACCTCCTCCCGCAAGCTCTCCAGCCAGGCCCGCTCCTccttcctcatcttcctctgTGGGCTGGTGGTCACAGACTTCATGGGGCTGCTGGTGACGGCCTCAGTCATCATCCCCTACCACTTCACCAAGTTCTCCTGGGTCGAGGTGGACCCTGGGTGCCATCTCTGCAACTTCCTCGGCTTCTCCATGGTCTTCTTTGGACAGtgcccactgctgctgggggcCACCATGGCTGGGGAGCGGTTCTTAGGCATCAACCATCCCTTCTCCCGCTCCACCAGCCTCTCCAAGCGCCGTGCCTGGGCCATTGtggggctggtgtggggctTCTCCTGCTTGCTGGGACTGCTGCCGGTGTTTGGGCTGGGGCGGTACACACTGCAGTTCCCCGGCTCGTGGTGCTTCCTCACCCTCCTGCCTGACACTGGCGATGTCGTCTTCTGCCTTCTCTTTGCCCTGCTGGGCATTCTCTCCGTGCTGCTCTCCTTCGTCCTCAACACCATCAGTGTGGTCACTCTCTGCCGCGTCTACCACAACCGCGAGTCGGTGCAGCGGCGCCGAGACAGCGAGGTGGAGATGATGGTGCAGCTCGTGGGCATCATGATAATCGCCACCATCTGCTGGATGCCCCTGCTGGTGAGGCCCCTGTCCTGGTGTGCCCCATCACCCCCCCTCCACGTCCCTCCTGAGTCTTCATGTTCCCCTCGTTCCTCCTTGTGGGGCCTCAGTCTTGGTGTGTTCCCCCACCTCCCTCCATGTCCCTCCAGGGGCGTGGTGTCCCCCGCTCTTGACAGTGAGGTCCCAGCTTTCattgtgtcccctccctgtccctgctaGTGAGGTTCCCAGGTCTGAGGGTGTCCCCTTGGTAAGACCTCCCCTGCTGGTCTCCCACTGCCACCTCTCTACACCCTCAGCTGGCCCCCGGTGACAAGAGAACAGGTGCTCCCCAGTGCCCCAAGCTGGGCCAGGACTCCTCCAAGGGGCTCAGTGCCTCAACCTTCATCACTTCcccaccctggagcagctttCAATGGATCCTCCACTAACACTTTGCCACCTTCTCCCCCCAGATCTTCATTGTCCAGACGgtcctgcagcacctgcctggCCAGGCACAGGTGCTGCCCGTGGACACgcaggagatgctgctgatCTACATCCGCATGGTCACTTGGAACCAGATCCTGGACCCCTGGGTCTACATCCTGTTCCGCCGGGCCGTGCTGCAGCGTGTGTACCCCCGGCTGCACCCCCGGCCCTCCATTGTCTCCCTcaccccctccctgccccgcAAGCTCACCGCTGGCTCTGTCCTTCAGTAGCAGCCCTAGGGATGGGCACTGAGCAGGGGGACGTGGCCATccccccatcccacccccacAGTGGATCCTCATCACCTGCATCCAGGGGCTTCACCCCACCACAAGCTCCATACCCAAGGGGCTGTCAGGAGGCGCAGAGCTGCTtccccctccctgtccccaatAAAGCACAGCTCATGAAGCTCTTGGAGCCTCTTGGTGACCACCCTGGGGGCCCCAGGGAGGGTGCCTGGGGGGTACCCACCTTGCTGACAATCAGAGCAACAGCCCTTCTCCTCCAGTCTCTCCTTTAAtgagccacagctgctccccacCACATTTGGGGGGTGTGTTAGGGGGATCCTCAGGAAGGTGGGTGGGTTGGGTGCTTTCTGCCTCCCCAGCCCAAGGGACAGATCTaggagctgctcaggagggTGTGGGGGGCAGTATGGGGACCCCCACCAGCACCTCAGCCCCAGATGGGGTGGGGATGAggtggggacatggggaggGGACAAAAGTGAGGGACAACACCTGCCCCCTAGCTACTCCTTATCCCCCTTGGGGTGGCAAACAGCTGCCCAAACCTCAGCCACAAACTCCTGGGGGAAGGCAAACTCGCCCAGCACTGAGTCCAGCCCTTGGGCCAGCTGGGCCACGCTGGGGCTGCCCTTGGCCACCTCCACCATCGTCGAGGCTGTTGGGGAGAAGAGGGAGATCAGAGCCAGTATGAGGGGCTGAGATACAAGCAGGGCCTGAGTCAggatctggggcaggagcaggggaagaggcaggagctgggtcaGGAGGAGAAGCTGGGTCAGAGCAGGGGccggggaaggggcaggggcTCGGGCAGGGTTCGGGTAAGGATCCGGACAGGGGCCGGTCAATGGCAGGGGTAGGGGCAGGGGCATCTCCGGGTCAAGGTTCCAGGTTCTCTCCTCACCCAGCTCGCTGTCACGGATGCCCATGTAACTCTCCAGCAGATCGTCCACCCGCCGGGCAGCTTCTTCCTcggaggggctgggctgggggcaaGACGCCCGGGGGATAAGTGGCGGGCAGCACCAGGGGCACCCAGGGGTTCGGAGATGCTTATCCCCACCCTGGCACAGTGTGGGCAGCCATAGGCTCGGGGTGGGAGGCTCGGGGTGGGCCTTACCCCCTCCTCCAGCACGGCCGGCCCCTGTGTCCGCAGCCGCAGCGTTTCCTTCCCGCTGGCCACTCTGCCTTCGCCGGGGGATTTGCCTGTCCGTGTTCGCTGCCCGATCATGTCTGTGTCCCAGGGTGGGGGAATGAGGGCACGGGCAGGACCTGGCATCCCCAGCCCCTCGCTGCTCACTGCCCGGCCATCCCGCAGCCCcccaggggcacagcagggtgAGCCGTGTGTGGGACAGGGGGGATGTGTGTCAGGGACACCCAGGAGTGCAGGGTGGGGATGCTCGTGGTTATGGGGTATTCACGGATACTTGGGACACAGAGCAAGGGGGTGCCCGGGGGGGACACGAGCAGGTGTGGGGACCCCCATGTGAGTGCCTCAGAGCTGTGgggtacacacacacacatagcGGGGGTGCAGAGGGCTACACACAGGGGGCAGTGAACTCTGGGAGGTACTCGGTCACTGGGGAGGGGCTGCACAGCCACAGGGGGCTGGGGACAATCTCAGAGTCCCCAGGGCAAGAGCAGAGGGACCTTCCCAACTCACCAAAGGCCTTTTTGGGCTGGACCAGGCGGAGGGTGAAGGGCTGAGCCCGTGGCAGCTCCCGCAGCATCCGGGCCACCTCGTAGTGCCGGCAGCCCACGATGGTGTGGTCATTGATAGCTTCGATGCTGTCCCCTACACACACCGTCTGCAGCCGGTTGATGATGCTCCCCTCCTTGATCCTCTGGGGATCAcggtgggacagggacacgaCAACGTCCACATGGCACAACGGGACAGTCAGACACAGCCCCCATCCCAACCCACACATACCCACCTCAGTGGTCCCATGCCCTTTGGTAGCCAGGTCAGGCAGGGAAGCCCTCCCAAActtccccatggcagggaagaCCCCCAGGGCCAGGGTGGACCCAGGGAAGGACTGAATGTGGGGAGTCAGGGAGGGGCCTGGTCCCAGGGAGGGGATGTCACCTCCAGGGCCACAGTTCtcagggctgccccagcacGGTCCCCAGAGGTTCACCTTGATGAAGGCGTAGCCAGCCCCATTGTCTGTGATGGTGAGGCCAAGCGCATCCTCTGTCTTGGTCACCTCCACCTCCTTGGTCTCACCCCGGATGTGGGCGAAGATGAAATCCTCCAGGCCAATCTGTCCCCCCAGCAGCTTCTGCATGTCCACTTTGTGCGTGTTGAGCGTGCAGAAGAGGATCTGCCCCAGGGAACCCCATCAGCAGGGACTGGGGATGCCTCAGTAGGGCAGGAGGTGTCAGGGGAGCCACAGCCAGTTCAGGGGGACTTGAACAGAGGAACTCAGGGACCCAGAGCCTGCCTGGGGACCCTGCACTGCCCCATCCCTATGCACCCTTCCATAGCTCCAGACAGCTAGAATTAACCAGGGAACTGGAAGCCACGGCTCCCTGCCCACATACAGCGGAGAAACTCAGGCACAGAGCCCCCAAGCCCTCCCCAGAGGAACTGAAACAACCCCGAGGCCATAATACTCTTCCAGAAAATTTTGGGGACTGGGGAGCATCTGGGGACTTGTAGGAGCACAGGCCATAGGCAGTGCCACAGGGTGagtgtccctgcctggggcacgAAGACCCCTCCCCAGGCCGCAGCCCCTCACCTCAGTGGGCGAGATGTTGAAGACCTCGGCGATTTTGGCGTAGAGCTCCTTGACATTGGTGAAGCCCTCGATGCGCCCCGTGGGGCTGCCATGGGCCAGCTGCGTGTGGAACACCAGCCTGGGGCGGGTGCGGGGagcccggggggctgcggggccgggtGGCTCAGGGGTCCCCGGCTCCTGCCCCACACCGTTCTCCATGGGGCCGCCCTCGGGGGGCTGCCGGCCGTGCCTGCCCGCCCGCTGCATCCCTGCGGCGCTGCTGAATTATGGATGGGGCTGGCTCCCCGCCGGCCGTAAGGTGATCCCCAAGCCCAGAAACCTGAGCCGGTGGCGCAGGTCACCCCCGGGGATCGGGTGAGCTCTGCCACGTATGAAGAGCCTCTGCCAGGCTAGAGGTGGGAGAGCAGCCGGCCCAGAGCCAGCACCATCACCTCCTCCCCAGCTagggctgggtgctgcagtgATGGGCTCAGGGCTGCCACCTACGGATccaccccaacaatcccaggatctgctccagagctcctgctgagcaCAAACACACAGGGACCAGAGTGGTTTTCTCCTACATTTATTTgctcccatctccatccccagcccagcagcaccaggagatgGCAAATGGCAGATGCACAGCGCAGGCCTGGCAAGCAAGAGAGGGGTGGGAACACCCCGGTCCCGgtcagacacagggacaggccCATGTAGTGCTAAGTAAGAAAATAAGACGCTCTCTAATTACACAGTCTGAGA
It includes:
- the TBXA2R gene encoding thromboxane A2 receptor encodes the protein MEPPNSSMPRQADSCFGVFNASDGRASAQNSIASPWFSTAFGLIGLCSNLFALCVLVTSSRKLSSQARSSFLIFLCGLVVTDFMGLLVTASVIIPYHFTKFSWVEVDPGCHLCNFLGFSMVFFGQCPLLLGATMAGERFLGINHPFSRSTSLSKRRAWAIVGLVWGFSCLLGLLPVFGLGRYTLQFPGSWCFLTLLPDTGDVVFCLLFALLGILSVLLSFVLNTISVVTLCRVYHNRESVQRRRDSEVEMMVQLVGIMIIATICWMPLLIFIVQTVLQHLPGQAQVLPVDTQEMLLIYIRMVTWNQILDPWVYILFRRAVLQRVYPRLHPRPSIVSLTPSLPRKLTAGSVLQ
- the GIPC3 gene encoding PDZ domain-containing protein GIPC3 encodes the protein MQRAGRHGRQPPEGGPMENGVGQEPGTPEPPGPAAPRAPRTRPRLVFHTQLAHGSPTGRIEGFTNVKELYAKIAEVFNISPTEILFCTLNTHKVDMQKLLGGQIGLEDFIFAHIRGETKEVEVTKTEDALGLTITDNGAGYAFIKRIKEGSIINRLQTVCVGDSIEAINDHTIVGCRHYEVARMLRELPRAQPFTLRLVQPKKAFDMIGQRTRTGKSPGEGRVASGKETLRLRTQGPAVLEEGPSPSEEEAARRVDDLLESYMGIRDSELASTMVEVAKGSPSVAQLAQGLDSVLGEFAFPQEFVAEVWAAVCHPKGDKE